A window of Pseudomonas monteilii contains these coding sequences:
- a CDS encoding superoxide dismutase (SodA; manganese binding; only present under aerobic conditions; destroys free radicals), with translation MSHSLPNLAYAYDALEPHIDAQTMEIHYTKHHQTYINNLNAAIDGTEYAEWPVEKLVASVKQLPEKLQGPVINQGGGHANHTLFWTVMSPQGGGQPQGEVAKAIDAQLGGFEAFKEAFTKAALSRFGSGWAWLSVTPEKKLVVESSGNQDSPLMHGNTPILGLDVWEHAYYLKYQNRRPEYIGAFYNVVDWAEVERRYAEAVK, from the coding sequence ATGTCCCATAGCTTGCCTAACCTGGCCTACGCCTACGATGCCCTGGAACCGCACATCGATGCGCAGACCATGGAGATCCACTACACCAAGCACCACCAGACCTACATCAACAACCTAAACGCTGCCATCGACGGGACCGAATACGCCGAATGGCCGGTCGAGAAGCTGGTCGCTTCGGTCAAGCAACTGCCTGAGAAGCTGCAGGGGCCGGTGATCAACCAAGGTGGCGGTCACGCCAACCACACCCTGTTCTGGACCGTGATGTCGCCGCAAGGCGGTGGCCAGCCCCAGGGCGAGGTGGCCAAGGCCATCGACGCGCAGTTGGGCGGTTTCGAAGCGTTCAAGGAAGCGTTCACCAAGGCAGCGCTGAGCCGCTTCGGCAGTGGCTGGGCCTGGCTGAGCGTCACCCCCGAGAAGAAGCTGGTGGTCGAAAGCAGCGGCAACCAGGACAGCCCGCTGATGCACGGCAACACGCCGATCCTGGGGCTGGACGTCTGGGAGCATGCGTACTACCTCAAGTACCAGAACCGTCGTCCTGAGTACATCGGCGCCTTCTACAACGTGGTCGACTGGGCCGAAGTGGAACGCCGTTACGCTGAAGCCGTGAAGTGA
- the aspA gene encoding class II fumarate hydratase (catalyzes the formation of fumarate from aspartate) encodes MSDTRIERDSMGELQVPAQALYGAQTQRAVDNFPISGQRMPAQFIRALLLAKSAAARTNVELEQISAGQGQAIVGAVEQLLAGDFLQHFPVDVFQTGSGTSSNMNANEVIATLATRLLGEPVNANDHVNCGQSSNDIIPTTLHVSAALGLHEQLLPALRHLIETLDAKAAQVHAHVKTGRTHLMDAMPVRMSQVLGGWSAQIQGAVAHLEASLPSLQALAQGGTAVGTGINAHPRFSAGFARQLSDLTQVNFAPGENLFALIGSQDTAVAVSGQLKTTAVALMKIANDLRWMNSGPLAGLGEIELEALQPGSSIMPGKVNPVIPEATAMVAAQVIGNDATIAVAGQSGNFELNVMLPVIARNLLESITLLANASRLLADKAIASFKVNEDKLKEALSRNPILVTALNPIIGYLKAAEIAKTAYKQGRPIIDVALEHTDLSREQLEALLDPEKLTAGGL; translated from the coding sequence ATGAGTGATACCCGTATCGAACGCGACAGCATGGGCGAACTGCAGGTGCCTGCGCAGGCCCTGTACGGTGCCCAGACCCAGCGCGCGGTCGATAACTTCCCGATCAGTGGCCAGCGCATGCCGGCCCAGTTCATCCGTGCCCTGCTGCTGGCCAAGTCGGCGGCCGCCAGGACCAACGTCGAGCTGGAGCAGATCAGCGCAGGGCAGGGCCAGGCCATCGTCGGGGCCGTGGAGCAACTGCTGGCGGGTGACTTCCTCCAGCATTTCCCGGTGGATGTCTTCCAGACCGGCTCGGGCACCAGCTCGAACATGAACGCCAACGAAGTCATCGCCACCCTGGCGACGCGGCTTCTGGGCGAGCCCGTCAACGCCAACGACCACGTCAACTGCGGCCAGAGCAGCAACGACATCATTCCCACCACCTTGCACGTCAGCGCCGCGCTGGGCCTGCATGAGCAACTGCTGCCTGCGCTGCGCCATCTGATCGAGACCCTCGATGCCAAGGCCGCCCAGGTGCATGCCCACGTCAAGACGGGCCGCACCCACCTCATGGACGCCATGCCGGTGCGCATGAGCCAGGTGCTCGGAGGCTGGTCGGCGCAGATTCAGGGCGCGGTGGCGCACCTGGAGGCCTCCTTGCCCAGCCTTCAGGCCCTGGCCCAGGGCGGCACGGCCGTCGGCACGGGTATCAATGCGCACCCGCGGTTCAGTGCAGGTTTTGCCCGTCAGCTCAGCGACCTGACCCAGGTGAACTTTGCCCCTGGCGAGAACCTGTTCGCCTTGATCGGCTCGCAGGACACCGCCGTGGCCGTGTCCGGACAGCTCAAGACCACTGCCGTCGCGCTGATGAAGATCGCCAACGACCTGCGCTGGATGAACTCCGGCCCTCTGGCCGGCCTGGGCGAGATCGAACTGGAAGCCCTGCAGCCGGGCTCGTCGATCATGCCTGGCAAGGTCAACCCCGTGATTCCGGAAGCGACGGCCATGGTCGCGGCCCAGGTGATCGGCAATGACGCGACCATCGCCGTGGCCGGGCAGTCGGGCAACTTCGAGCTGAACGTGATGCTGCCGGTGATCGCGCGCAACCTGCTGGAGAGCATCACCTTGCTGGCCAATGCCAGCCGTCTGTTGGCCGACAAGGCCATCGCCAGCTTCAAGGTCAACGAAGACAAGCTCAAGGAAGCGCTGTCACGCAATCCGATTCTGGTGACGGCGCTGAACCCGATCATCGGCTACCTGAAGGCCGCCGAGATCGCCAAGACCGCCTACAAGCAGGGCCGGCCGATCATCGACGTGGCCCTCGAGCACACCGATCTGTCCCGTGAGCAGCTCGAGGCCTTGCTCGACCCTGAAAAGCTCACGGCAGGCGGTCTCTGA
- a CDS encoding FagA protein has translation MKTALHELPYLENWRWLSRRIRCALEPDEPRVIDHYLAEGRYLVCCTDTSAWTVALTSFRLLLDTACDRMLPWHWRCICLDQAWRPLLQLRTLDRREHNDRWQPYATQLATCVLLPSISSDELMQGHDDE, from the coding sequence ATGAAAACCGCCCTCCACGAATTGCCCTACCTGGAAAACTGGCGCTGGCTCAGTCGCCGTATCCGATGCGCACTCGAACCCGACGAGCCACGTGTGATCGACCATTACCTGGCCGAAGGACGCTACCTGGTGTGCTGCACCGACACGTCGGCCTGGACGGTCGCCCTGACCTCATTCCGCCTGCTGCTCGACACGGCCTGTGACCGCATGCTGCCGTGGCACTGGCGCTGCATCTGCCTGGACCAGGCCTGGCGGCCGCTGCTGCAGCTGCGCACCCTCGATCGACGCGAACACAACGACCGCTGGCAGCCTTATGCCACGCAGCTGGCCACCTGCGTGCTGCTGCCATCGATTTCCTCCGATGAACTGATGCAAGGACATGACGATGAGTGA
- the tldD gene encoding metalloprotease TldD (responsible for the proteolytic maturation of the E. coli pMccB17 plasmid-encoded microcin B17, an exported protein that targets the essential topoisomerase II DNA gyrase; degrades the E. coli plasmid F-encoded CcdA): MSQMLTTVSEQLLTPGGLTLDSLQAVLGELASPGIDAADLYFQGQISETWALEDGIVKEGSFNLDQGVGVRAQSGEKTGFAYSNAINLEALTSAARAARSISRAGQNGRVQAFRSQEVAALYTPDNPLDVLSRAEKVELLKRVDAATRALDPRIQQVSVSMAGVWERILVAAADGSLAADVRPLVRFNVSVIVEQNGRRERGGQGGGGRTDYRYFTEERVMGYAREALRQALVNLEAVPAPAGTLPVVLGSGWSGVLLHEAVGHGLEGDFNRKGSSAYSGKIGQKVASSLCTIVDDGTLRDRRGSLSVDDEGTPTECTTLIENGILKGYMQDKLNARLMGMAVTGNGRRESYAHLPMPRMTNTYMRAGDSDPQEIIASVKRGLYCANLGGGQVDITSGKFVFSTSEAYLIEDGKITAPVKGATLIGNGPEAMSRVSMVGNDLALDSGVGTCGKDGQSVPVGVGQPTLKLDAITVGGTGA, translated from the coding sequence ATGAGCCAGATGTTAACCACCGTCAGCGAGCAGCTGCTGACCCCGGGCGGTCTGACCCTGGACAGCCTTCAGGCCGTGCTGGGCGAGTTGGCCAGCCCTGGCATCGATGCTGCGGACCTGTATTTCCAGGGGCAGATATCGGAAACCTGGGCCCTGGAAGACGGCATCGTCAAGGAAGGCAGTTTCAACCTCGACCAAGGGGTCGGCGTACGTGCCCAGTCTGGCGAGAAGACCGGTTTCGCCTACAGCAATGCCATCAACCTCGAAGCCCTGACGTCCGCGGCCCGTGCCGCGCGCTCGATCTCCCGCGCCGGCCAGAACGGCCGGGTCCAGGCCTTCCGTAGCCAGGAAGTGGCCGCGCTGTATACGCCGGACAATCCGCTGGACGTGCTCAGCCGCGCCGAAAAGGTCGAGCTGCTCAAGCGCGTCGATGCGGCGACCCGTGCGCTGGACCCTCGGATCCAGCAGGTCAGCGTCAGCATGGCCGGGGTCTGGGAGCGCATCCTGGTGGCCGCGGCCGACGGCAGCCTGGCGGCGGACGTGCGCCCGCTGGTGCGTTTCAACGTCAGCGTGATCGTCGAGCAGAATGGTCGTCGTGAACGGGGCGGGCAGGGTGGGGGTGGCCGTACCGACTACCGCTACTTCACCGAAGAACGCGTGATGGGCTATGCCCGCGAGGCCCTGCGCCAGGCCCTGGTCAACCTCGAGGCGGTACCGGCACCGGCCGGCACGTTGCCGGTGGTGCTCGGCTCGGGCTGGTCCGGCGTGCTGTTGCACGAGGCAGTCGGGCATGGCCTGGAAGGTGACTTCAACCGCAAGGGCAGCTCGGCCTACAGCGGCAAGATCGGTCAGAAGGTGGCGTCCAGCCTGTGCACCATCGTCGACGACGGTACCTTGCGGGACCGGCGCGGTTCGCTCAGCGTGGACGACGAGGGCACGCCGACCGAGTGCACCACGCTGATCGAGAACGGCATTCTCAAAGGCTACATGCAGGACAAGCTCAACGCCCGGTTGATGGGCATGGCGGTCACCGGCAACGGTCGTCGCGAATCCTATGCGCACCTGCCGATGCCACGCATGACCAACACCTACATGCGTGCTGGCGACAGCGACCCGCAGGAAATCATCGCATCGGTGAAACGCGGGCTGTACTGCGCCAACCTGGGCGGTGGTCAGGTGGACATCACCAGCGGCAAGTTCGTCTTCTCCACCAGCGAGGCCTACCTGATCGAGGACGGCAAGATCACCGCGCCGGTCAAGGGCGCGACACTGATCGGCAACGGGCCCGAGGCGATGAGCCGGGTCTCGATGGTCGGCAACGATCTGGCGCTCGACAGTGGCGTGGGCACCTGCGGCAAGGATGGGCAATCGGTACCGGTGGGTGTCGGCCAGCCGACGCTCAAGCTCGATGCGATCACCGTGGGGGGCACCGGCGCGTGA
- the pmbA gene encoding metalloprotease PmbA (protease involved in proteolytic processing of the antibiotic Microcin B17 and in sensitivity to the DNA gyrase inhibitor LetD) has translation MSAVQSIGPQDLPALQEQVEQIIDEARRQGASACEVAVSLEQGLSTTVRQREVETVEFNRDQGFGITLYVGQRKGSASTSASGAEAIRETVAAALAIAKHTSEDECSGLADAALMARDLPDLDLYHAWDVSPERAIELALACEDAAFEADARISNADGTSLNTHQGCRVYGNSHGFVGGYASTRHSLSCVMIAESDGQMQRDYWYDVNRQGNLLADPRSIGQRAAQRAASRLGARPVPTCEVPVLFSAELAGGLFGSFLSAISGGNLYRKSSFLEGALGQRLFPSWLTLDERPHLPRALASAAFDGDGLATYAKPFVENGELVSYVLGTYSGRKLGLPSTANSGGVHNLFVTHGDQDQAALIRQMGRGLLVTELMGHGLNMVTGDYSRGAAGYWVENGEIQFAVQEVTIAGNMKDMFDKIVAIGSDVETRSNIHTGSVLIERMTVAGS, from the coding sequence ATGAGCGCAGTCCAGAGCATAGGCCCGCAGGACCTGCCGGCCTTGCAGGAACAAGTCGAGCAGATCATCGACGAAGCCCGACGCCAGGGCGCCAGCGCCTGCGAGGTGGCCGTCTCGCTGGAACAGGGCCTGTCCACCACGGTCCGCCAGCGCGAGGTCGAGACGGTGGAATTCAACCGCGACCAGGGGTTCGGCATTACGCTCTACGTCGGCCAGCGAAAAGGCTCGGCCAGCACCTCGGCCAGCGGGGCCGAGGCCATCCGTGAAACCGTCGCGGCTGCCCTGGCGATTGCCAAGCACACCTCCGAGGACGAGTGCTCGGGGTTGGCGGACGCGGCGCTGATGGCGCGCGACCTGCCGGACCTCGACCTCTACCACGCCTGGGACGTCTCGCCCGAGCGCGCCATCGAACTGGCCCTGGCATGCGAGGACGCCGCGTTCGAGGCCGATGCGCGCATCAGTAACGCCGACGGCACCAGCCTCAACACGCACCAGGGCTGCCGTGTCTATGGCAACAGCCATGGCTTCGTCGGTGGCTACGCCTCGACGCGCCACAGCCTGAGCTGCGTGATGATCGCCGAAAGCGATGGCCAGATGCAGCGTGACTACTGGTACGACGTGAATCGCCAGGGCAACCTGCTGGCCGACCCGCGCAGCATCGGCCAGCGCGCCGCGCAACGTGCCGCCAGTCGATTGGGTGCGCGCCCGGTGCCCACGTGCGAAGTGCCGGTACTGTTCTCGGCCGAGCTGGCCGGTGGCCTGTTCGGCAGTTTCCTGTCGGCGATTTCGGGGGGCAACCTGTACCGCAAGTCGTCCTTCCTCGAAGGGGCCTTGGGGCAGCGCCTGTTCCCCAGCTGGTTGACCCTGGACGAGCGTCCTCACCTGCCACGCGCCCTGGCCAGTGCGGCCTTCGATGGCGACGGCCTGGCCACTTATGCCAAGCCGTTCGTGGAGAACGGTGAATTGGTGTCCTACGTGCTGGGGACCTATTCGGGGCGCAAGCTGGGGCTGCCGAGCACCGCCAACTCGGGAGGCGTGCACAACCTCTTCGTGACCCATGGCGATCAGGACCAGGCCGCGCTGATCCGGCAGATGGGCCGGGGCCTGTTGGTCACCGAGCTGATGGGGCATGGCCTGAACATGGTGACGGGCGACTATTCCCGTGGCGCGGCAGGCTATTGGGTGGAGAATGGCGAGATCCAGTTCGCCGTGCAGGAAGTGACCATCGCCGGCAACATGAAGGACATGTTCGACAAGATCGTCGCCATTGGCAGCGACGTCGAAACCCGCAGCAACATCCACACCGGCTCGGTGCTGATCGAGCGCATGACCGTGGCGGGCAGCTAA
- a CDS encoding RNase adaptor protein RapZ, whose amino-acid sequence MRLIVVSGRSGSGKSTALNVLEDNGFYCIDNLPAALLPQLAENALLNTDMLQPKVAVSIDARNLPTHLLQFPELLESTRARHIQCDVLYLDADEDVLLKRFSETRRRHPLTNANRSLAEAIRVETELLGPIADLADLKIDTTRLNLYQLRDSITLRLLDKPEPGTAFLVESFGFKRGMPVDADVVFDVRCLPNPYWKPELRDHSGLEQPVIDYLAAQPDVEDMFQDISGYLVKWLPRFAASNRAYVTIAIGCTGGHHRSVYLTERLGRLLQQTLKNVQVRHRDL is encoded by the coding sequence ATGCGCCTGATCGTCGTCAGTGGCCGGTCTGGTTCCGGCAAGAGTACGGCCCTGAACGTTCTGGAAGACAACGGCTTCTACTGCATCGACAACCTGCCAGCGGCCCTGCTGCCGCAGCTGGCGGAAAATGCCCTGCTCAACACGGACATGCTGCAACCCAAGGTGGCCGTGTCCATCGACGCCCGCAACCTGCCCACCCACCTGCTCCAGTTTCCCGAGCTGCTCGAGAGCACGCGCGCCCGGCACATCCAGTGCGACGTGCTGTACCTCGATGCCGACGAAGACGTCCTGCTCAAGCGTTTTTCCGAGACACGCCGCCGCCATCCGCTGACCAATGCCAACCGCTCGCTGGCCGAGGCGATTCGCGTCGAGACCGAACTGCTGGGGCCGATCGCCGACCTGGCCGACCTCAAGATCGACACCACCCGCCTCAACCTGTACCAGTTGCGCGACTCCATCACCCTGCGCCTGCTCGACAAGCCCGAGCCTGGCACGGCGTTCCTGGTGGAGTCGTTCGGGTTCAAGCGCGGCATGCCGGTTGACGCCGACGTGGTGTTCGATGTGCGCTGCCTGCCCAACCCCTACTGGAAGCCGGAATTGCGCGACCATTCAGGGCTGGAGCAGCCCGTGATCGATTACCTGGCCGCTCAGCCGGATGTCGAGGACATGTTCCAGGACATCTCAGGCTACCTGGTCAAGTGGCTGCCCCGCTTCGCCGCCAGCAACCGCGCGTACGTGACCATTGCCATCGGCTGCACGGGCGGTCACCATCGCTCGGTCTACCTGACCGAACGGCTCGGGCGACTGCTCCAGCAAACCCTGAAAAACGTCCAGGTTCGCCACCGCGACCTCTAG
- a CDS encoding phosphocarrier protein HPr gives MPAREITIINKLGLHARAAAKFVGVAGRFPCQVRIGRAADALVDGKSIMAVMMLAAGKGTQVHLSTEGDQAQEAMDAVVALIENRFDEGE, from the coding sequence ATGCCCGCCCGCGAAATCACCATCATCAACAAGTTGGGCCTGCACGCTCGCGCGGCCGCCAAGTTCGTCGGCGTGGCCGGTCGTTTTCCGTGTCAGGTCAGGATCGGGCGTGCGGCGGACGCATTGGTGGACGGCAAGAGCATCATGGCCGTGATGATGCTGGCCGCGGGCAAAGGCACCCAGGTCCACCTGTCGACCGAAGGCGATCAGGCGCAGGAAGCCATGGACGCCGTGGTGGCGTTGATCGAGAACCGATTCGACGAAGGCGAGTAA